Genomic window (Xenopus laevis strain J_2021 chromosome 3S, Xenopus_laevis_v10.1, whole genome shotgun sequence):
attcctcaaaggcccacttgactgccaacaattcacgATTCCCTATATCATAGTTTACCTCAGCGGGCAGGAACTTCCTAGAGAAGaacgcacagggatgcaatttgttggtagtcgggtgcctttgggaaagaaccgcccctgctcctacctcagaagcatctacttccaCAAAGaaaggtaaagcagtatcaggatggcgtagaattggggcggaactgaattccctcttgagggtttcaaaagcttgaatagcttcagggggccacatgctgggatcagcaccttttttggttaaattagtgatgggcgccactatgacagaaaagtttttgatgaattgcctgtaataatttgcgaaccccaagaatctctgggttgcacgcaatgaaaggggttgagtccaatccaggacagctctcaccttgcccggatccatttcaagacccttaaaagaaatgttgaaccccagaaattggacagaggttacctcgaatgtgcatttctctaacttagcatacagacaattcacccttaacctacgtaatacctcacagacatgaatgcgatgttcgcaaaggtttgcagaaaaaattagtatgtcgtcaagataaaccacaacatatacccccaacaggtcccggaagatgtcattgacaaattcctgaaacactgctggggcgttacatagaccaaagggcattacgaggtactcatagtggccatccctggtattggaagcagttttccactcgtccccctccctgatccgtatgagattgtaagctcccctcaggtctaatttggagaagattttagcatccttgacctggtcaaacaattcagagataaggggtaagggatagcggtttttcacagtgatcttgttcaagcccctataatcaatacaggggcgtaaaccaccgtctttcttgcctacaaagaaaaaccctgcccccgcaggggaactggaaggcctaataaaccctctatcaaggttctcttgaatatactctctcattgcctgggcctcaggcaatgagaggggaaaggttctgcctcgagggggagatgatcccggaagcagatcaatagggcagtcatactgccgatgtgggggtagtgtctcagctgcctttttggaaaatacgtcagaataggcagtgtaggcagatggtaacccctcaaggatggtattacccactacagatggagtacacaccccactacaaccagaaccccactgaataacctccctagaaacccaatctatcagagggttatgcctctggagccagggtaaacccagaatgagaggacaggaagctccctcaatgaggtacaaagctatttcttcagaatgcagattacttatacacaaggacaggttgatggtcttttgggaaaccaccccagaccccaagggtcttttgtctacagcaaggattctcatgggcggattaagggcaaccagaggaattttgaattttgcagcaaaagccgcgtccaagaaattaccctctgccccagaatcaatgaaagccGACACTTCgatagtgcccgtaggccaggtcaatttaactggtaatagaaccttagaggcagattggggagaggaaacgcctgcacccaaatggagctccccttctccatttaagcttgggcgtttcccggcctcttggtgcattgattgagaaagtgacccttctccccacaataaatacacagcccaagggaccgcctgcgtgccttttcctcaggagtaaggtgtgagatgcctagctgcataggctcctcctgaggttgagacacagaggggtttgaaaacttagcactatgaacatgtttatacccaacataagtatcctgttcatccctattcaccctttgtctcctatctatctggatggccaaagacataaggtcatccagactagaagataggggatagttaacaaggctgtctttgacagatttggccagaccaatgcgaaactgactccgtagagccgtatcattccaccccgtttccaccgcccacctacgaaactcagtacaataaatttccacctcccgtttaccttggcgtaatttacgaatcacggagtcggccgaagaggcgcgatccgggtcatcgtatagaaTAGCCATAGAACGGAAGAACTGGTCTAAAGATAAACGGGCAGGATCGGTGGCTGGCAGTCTAAGTGCccagatttgggggtcacccactaatagggtcataacgaatctgaccttttcctcatcagagggaaaagaatgggggaaaaagctgaggtacagcttgcaggcttcttgaaaaacaaaaaactgggttctgtccccaccgaacttggcaggaaatgcgatcttgggttcctggggtctggatgtagaacccctatctggcggggaacccacagaggatgtaggaacagaactagctgactgctgcgagggtcccagctggcgggttagattatggaacccctggagcagataattttgcttttgctcctggtcctccattcgttgcagcaaagtagtaagcaacagatcagtggatgttgggagaggagcagcagcagcagcttcaatgtgatcgtcgtcctccatggcccgtgataatgtcacggccggcacccaataccagaactagagccaagcaccgtggtcagagctctcttcaccagtatgtgtgaccacttttgggcttcgggaaggccctccgcctactggggtgccacctggacttatgagtgggcaaggctagagttctggcaggcaatggggcacggcaggtatctagagtcttttgggccgaggatcacggttacaggcaaggatgaggcagagaggatagtcagacaggctgggtcgaggcaggcagatagcaaggatcgtcaggcaggaaagggtcaaaaccgggtaacaagcagaaggggttcaggcaatagagtagtcggttaacaggcacaggtcaggattcagatgggagcgtcgtcaggaaacaggcagaggtcaaaaaccggattcaaacaggttcagaatatagcacaaggctcagaagcaccaggaaacaatatcctatcacgggcaatgcataaagtaaaactgtacctttaaatacatttgaaattcgcgcctttgtatgacgtcagcgcgcctgcgcctttaaataatgcgcatgcgcgccgcgcgcgcactaggacccggaagccgacggagaaggagcgcggcggcgtggcggccgtccacgccgccgcgactcaggtaattttcttacacatatataaacaagcggctgtgtggctatgggggcagccattcaaagctaaaaaaggagataagccacaggatacacagcagatagcaggcTCTGTaggatacaatgggattcttcagaacttatctgatatctactgtgtatcctgtgcttgaatggctgcccccatggctgaaagaaacgcaccagttttaccaatgcagggcaacactacattatattgtcattcctttaaaacacatacaatAAAATTTATGGTGGATCTTAGCAGCAGCCAGGGATCCTATCATGAGAGCCTCTTGGCTGTACTTGAGGTCACGAAAGCAACATATGGCCTCCGGTTCCAGTTCGTTCAACAGAGCAGCATACTTTGGAAACCAAGACCACACCAAGTCAGCAGAGTTTTTTAGGAGAATGTGCATTAGGAGAGGTGGTTGGTGCTACAGGCTCCACAAACAAAGGAAGGCATCGCAGGAGTCCAGTCCACAGAGGGATCAGGTACACCCTAGGCAAGAGGTAATTACGGATGAACTGTTATGTTATGCAAGATTGTGTTATTAATCTATCCTCTAAGGTCCTTGATCCAGAAACTGTACAGGTTCTTAATAAATGGGGTTTGTTCCTGCTTATAAAActttaactaaaggtggccatacatgggccgataaaagctgccgacagaccaagtcggcagcttatttgcccgtgtatggggccctcccgACGAGCTTCCTGtagttgatgcggtccagcgatccgacccccattcccattcgttaggatccgatcgttgggccctagggcccacgatcggatcagcccgatattgcccacctcaaggtgggcatatcggagagagttccgctcgtttggcgagcggatctctccgtgtatggccaccttaacaagtGGACTATTTAagtttgtaaaaacaataaagttaaaaatgtggTATATGGATAAAGATAAAGGAGTGTGGCAATTAATTTACTAGTAAATTAAATAGAGAGTGGTTTTGTCCCTACTATCAATAACTCCTCACTAGAGACCTTTATGAATATTGTACAAAGTGACTTACAAGGTATAGCAAAGAgggattctgaaaaaaaaatgaaattggaaCCGGACAATTGTGATAAATAAAGCAGATAAGGAAGGAAGCCTTCATTCCCAACATTGTATGAAACTTGAGGGTGACAatacttttgttttaaaaaaataaatcgatCTTTTTGGAGGATGCGTGTCTGAATGGAATTTTATACCCAGATCTGCAACATATTTTGAGTAACGATAATTCAACATTTTACCTCCTTCCCAAGGTACCTAAATCCCTAACTAAACCACCAGGCAGACCAGTTGTCTCTAGCATAGATTCTTTACTTCAGCCTTTAGCAATTTATATTGACACTTACAGTATTTGCAGGACATTGTACCAGACTTACATACTTGTTTAAAAGAAACAACTACATTTTTGAAGGTGTTAGACCAAActgatttagaagaaaaaaaatatcatctTTTCCAGTATAGATGTTAAGGATCTTTATACATCAGTCCCAGATGATGAAGGCATAGAGTACATTTGGGAGTGCTTCAAGTGAAACTGgcactaaaaaaaacaactttttaaaatatgaatatgactgtaaattaaaagttacctataggtcatgctgattgttttttgctgagaggtttgtttttgtaagtaattgttaattgaagttcctaaacctgactgttttaccaacctgactgtcccatctcagcctgtcagttaaagtttctaatgttaacggactcctgctgcacaaatatggcagccccctcataggcgatcacagggagtcaggttatgtaaaagcattgggcaaatactttatcaCAAAATTATATGAAGCATGCAATGTAAAATTGGGGAAACTGCATCAGCATTATAAACTAAACGCATTGTACACACCCACCATATGGCACACAGATACGGACttgtgtaactgaaggagtagtTTATTGCTTAAAACGCCCCTGTCGTAAAGCTTACCTGAATGAACTGAACAAGAGCAAGACTAAATGAACACAAAGGTGTCATCAAAAATGATCAACTGGAAGACAAATCAACCAAAACAGATAAAGTAACCGTAAAGAAGGAATATAGAAAGAACTATTTTAGCCAATCATTTTCTCATTAAGATGGCAGGTGTTAGAAACAGTGGATAGAAAAAAGGTGGATAATTTTATGAAAACTTAACTTAATAGGGAAGCCTATTGGATATGGAAACTGGAAGCATTGCATCCGAAAGGCCTGAATGAAAATTGATGAAAAAgatgaactttgataaatatgtacaCTAAGCAATCTGGAGTTGGGCATTATAGAATGGATAAAGATGTTGCAGTTgaagggcaatatatatatatgcaggattGATACCAGTGACGCATTACAAACCTTGATATGGAGTTAATTTCCACACCAACAGATGACGGGGGATTAACATTTTGTCCTTATTTATTGTGCATCACATTGTGTATCCTGACAAAGAGAGGTGAAGATTCCCCGAAACTTGAGTTGGTGAGGACTGTGGGTTTGGGCCGACTCTCTCACACCATTGTTGGATCGCTGGTGGATTTGAGTTGGTTTCCTACTGCTCTCCCCGACCATGACCTTTCCGCCTCCAGTGAGTGCCTTTTATAATCACGTGCCTGTTTGCCCCCAccccttctgtgacatcataGCTGGGCGTAGCTATAAAATCTGAGGCACGCTGGGTTGGGTGCAGGTAGAGTTTTTCTCtatccgcacatcactacctaCAGTCCCTTCATCTTCTAGGcacatgcttcttctgcctacccatagttccagccctgatcctcAGCAGGATTGACAGCACTGCATATTGCTGCAGAATATAGTCAAAATATTACAAACCCAGACACAAAATGTTGGCTAGTCAAAGATAAGGTCTACTTGGCTTGAATAAGCTCAAAAAGTTACTTGGGGGCACTTTTCTCTGTAGATTTCACAAATAAATCACTCAGATAATTGAAGCTCCTGCTGTGATCTATGTTTTTCGTAGTTCCTGTATTGACATGCTAGTACTATGTCCTTTTGGAGGGTTTGAAAAGGAGTATTTCTACAGTACTCATATGTGATTTGAGCCAAAACAAGCACttatttatacataaattatatGCAGTATTGTACTGTAGTTAATTAAATATGCCTTATTCTTATGTAAATATTATGCAGCCCAAGGGTTAATAAATTTACTTGAAGAGCATCAACCCTATTGTAATACTGCATTGAATGTCCCTAACACACAAACATACATCTCTAAATGCTTTGTTACTCAAGGCAAAGAAAAATGGCAACAAAATGACTATTCAGACAAGTGTCTAAattgcatatttaattttatttaggaAACTGCTTCCACATAATTAAACTCCAGCAGCCATATTGTTCCCTGAATTAGAGCCAACTGCAGGTATGCTCTACAACTGAAAGTACGGCGGTCTGAAATCTGGTATAAGGCAAATCATCCTGAGAAGCAAAGATTATATTCTGTAATCAGCATCATGTAGAGCAAGGAAATAGCACAGTCTAATGCTGCTTCCGTCTGAAGGAACATCCTGTatatacagaaacacaaaaatgttttagtaTATAGTTACAAATATGAAGTTTTGTAAAAATTAGACAGTGGTCTTAAAACATATATGGTAAAGGTCTTTCAGATGATTAAAATGAAGGTCTGTTGTTTCTGGTTTTATTAAAAAGTAATGAAAGCTGAAAGTCGTTATGATAGTTTGTGGTATTATAGCACTTTCTTCCTTTGGGTGAAGAGAGAACAGTGTTGAAGTTCTAAATAGTTTAGCAATATAAGAAATGTCAACATTTAGGATTTAATTTAGACCCTAAGGCCAAAGACACACTGGGCCGATTCTCAGTCTGCAGAAAAATTAGATCCAGCCCCTACCTGTACATACAAATCAATGCTCCCACACACaccattttgtgccttaagttaCTAAAAAATATGCCCTCCCCtttgaacaaaacagggattgtttgtccatatattgcaatgtatttagGCTGAATAAGACATCAAAGTCAAGTCCAGTCcagcttaaatgtattgcaatatatgaacaaacaatcccagAAACCAGCGATGTGGCCAAAGGTGTTGGCTGTCAACATCTGCAGTGGGTGTGGGGGCGTTTGATAGTCTCTTAGAAGTGATTTTGGGAGGGCAGTGTGGGCTGGGTCAAGGCAcaacattaaaatgtaacatGGGGGCCTTAGTACTTAagaaaatattaagaaaatattaataaataaaagcaaaataatattttcaaaagttTTGAGTCTACAGTCCAGTTTACTGAGCTGCTAATGGGAAACACAAGAGGGTAAaactaaaatgtacattttagaagtaaaaaaaaatggtaaaaaacaggaaaaattgaAAGTCAGTTTGGAGtgtgtaaactgtaaaaaaaataaaaaaaaaaaaaaaaaaaaaaaaatatatatatatatatatatatatatatatatatatatatatatatatatatatatatatatatatatatatatatatatatatatatatatatatatatatatatatatatatatatatatatatatatacacacacacacaaaatcagTTTAAAGAGTGACTATTCGGAAACtggtttgctaaaaaaaaataaaaatggttcaATATAAACAAATACCTTCTGTGAGCCTGGCTTTGCCACCTGTGGGTTGGCAAAGAACTGTAGAGCAGCCTACACAGAGAACAACAGTCTGAGCATGACTAAAAACCGTGGTTATCTTGTAGCAGCCTGCAAAGAACAATTTAATATATTGATGAAGTGCCTAGACTTACAACATAGCAAATAGCATTTGACCGACAAATTTGGCAgggtaacaaaaaaaaagcatgggccctttttttccaaaaatgacaTATCTTTACATAAAGCCTCTGGAGAGCAATCTGCTTTTTGAGATTGTTAAAAAAATGAGCAAGCAATATTGCAATAGTAAAGCGTTTGTAAAGTAGTTGCAAATTGACTTTTATAGATGTCAAAGATTTCAAAAAAAGTGTGAAATAACATTTATAAAGTAAAAAGAAGAGAACTGGACGTCATGCCCTGAAGCACTTAGCAATTAGGTGAGAAGCTTAGCATAAATGGCAGGAGGACTTACTGAGTGGGCAGTAGACGTTTGATTCTCAGTTCTAATACATGCAACAAAGTGGAAAACCCAACATGAGCAAATTTGACAGCTAGATTAGCCTGTTATGTTTAGGTCTGTGGCCATTTTTTTATACTCAGAAATATATGATACAATGTGCTCTACTCAGAGTAAAGGCCAGTACATACTGAAGTAGGAATACAACATCCATACCTGGGCATTTAACATCCATGAAGTAAGAATTTGGGCTCTGAACCAGCCTTTTTTTCTTGTGTCTCCTCTTCTCCTCCTCAGAGGATGGTAGCAGTAAATCTTTAGCCAACTGAGAACaagaaatgtaacatttaaacTTTCATACCTGGAGAGAGGCAGAAGATTCAATCCACCCCACCCCCTGCAAAATTATCTTTAGAGGGCCCCAGCTTAGACTCCAGGAGTATGCAGAAGGCACTGCAGAGGGGGTCTGCTGTAATGTTAGTGGTGTACACTGCTGTTCTCCTTTTGCATTTACAAGTATAAACCCtatacaaatcctgcatgtaaagagacagATTGCAAAGAGGAGGATACTGAAGCATATCTTGTTCATTTCAGAAAATGTGccaaatttttctttttggttttcaAGTTACTAggttatctgaaaaaaacatggcgTAATACAAAGAAAGATTAtacaataaagaaaattaaagaggGGGGAACCCATTGGTGAAAGATTTATACAAGAAGTACAgtacaggaaaaaaagaaaccaaataagaaaataaaatgaggtgGTCTCTCTTTCTGATCCATCAACTTAAAGTAAGAACAAAGGGGGAAGGTTAAATCTTGTAGTaagatacagaatttttaatacattcaaaatgtatttcaataaattAAAGCTCTGCAGCTGTATATATAGACTAGGGATTCactaaatctactattttggTATACAGCCCAATCCTTTATGAAATAATTGGCCAAATGCAGAACCATATCAGAATTAGGGTCAAGAAGGGTTAAGGGGAACTGTGTGCAGTTAcaccattttaacattttttgtgtgatgaaaaatcacatgatttaaGGTATTCAGATTTAGCTTGGCCAGGCACTTAAATCCAATTCAGTTGAAAAATTCAAATCCAGCTGGAAAATGTCAAACCTcgaacaaatcctggattcggtgcatccctaatacaggCTATGATCAGACCAAGCTGGTTTTGCAAGCCTTACTGAccaataatcatcatcatcatttatttatatagcgctgtcaagatacgcagtgctttactgcagttatagcaaacagggaataaatggtggataacagacaaggattacagagtacaatagggttagaaggacctagagattagagtttacaaactaaaaggttagggtacaattgagacattaggattgtataaacactttgttatttttgatacagcaatgattaattaaggtacatcgaataagcctctttaaacagatgggtctttaaggagcgcttgaaagtttggaaggaaggagaaagtctgacagcttgtggcagagagttccagagaaaagcagaagtccGAGAGAAgacttgtagacgagaatgggcagaagtgatcagaggagaagtgaggcgaagatcagaagcagagcgtaggtttcgtgaaggagtgtatttggagattagagatgaaatatagggaggggtttcattattaagggccttgaatgtgagtgtaagtaatttgaatttgattctagaagagattgggagccagtgaagggacatacatatgggagcagctgatgttgagcggcgagctagatgaatgagtctagcggccgcgtttagaacagattggagttgtgaaaggtgacttgttggaatacctgtgaggagtaagttgcagtgatcaaggcgggagatgatgagagactgaatcagtgttttagttgattctgaactgagatagggtcgtattccagcaatgttgcgcagttgaatacggcaagattttgcaagtgtttgaatgtgtggtgaaaaagacagatgagagtctaagatgactcctaggcagcgtgcctgtgtggtggaatgaaaggtggtgttgtttacagtgagtgatatctgagggacaggggaagatcttggaggaaatataatgagttatGTTTTacaaaggttcagtttcaggtggcgctgtgacattcaggaggagacagcagagagacagtctgtgacttgggaaaggacagaattagaaagatcaggagtagacaagtagagttgggtgtcatcagcataaaggtgatactgaagtccaaatgactgaatgagttttcctagtgaagttgtatagagcgagaacagcagggggccaagaacagagccttgaggaactccaacagagagtgggaaagtagtagaagtagagttagagaaggaaactttaaaggaacggtcagacagataagatgtaaaccatgaaagagcagtgtcccaaatgccagatgagtgtagaatgtcaaggaggagtgtgtggtcaactgtgtcaaaggctgcagagagatctagaaggattagaatggataATTAAACAATGATCCTGCCATCCATGGGCAAATAGCAGTATTGCATAGAAGAAAGGAAAGAATCATCAAGCTCACTTCAGTGTTCACACTGAAGCTTAGTGCTAAATATTTACTGAACCATGTAATTGAACCATTGTATTTATGCCCCGCCCCTCAAGGCACCATAAATACCCAGGTGGCCCAAGCAAATCTGAGCATGTACGGACAGCTTCAGGTTTTTTTCTGTTGTCTCCATGTCTGTACAGTCCCATTTTCAGATTTAGCTTCCAACTGAAAGTATTGAAACccgaaacacttttttttgcataataaaaagtgAGTGTAATGCTAAGCAAGTTTGCAATATACAatgaattacaatttttaaatgtttttgtagaGACGTTTGAGCAGTACAGTCAAAGCAAAGGACCAAtaatacttttattattaaagacatagataacatatctgtgtgtatatattagtTATGTTGTGGTCAGTCATTTACCTGCAGTTTGGCTTTAGAGGATGctgcaaatccaaatcctgcgtTTAAAACTGCTACTACTggggatgaactgaatccaggattaggttcgggattcagccttttttagcaggattcgcccgaatccttctgcccggccgaaccgaatcataatttgcataggggagggaaattgtgtgacattttatcacaaaacaaggaagtaaaaatgttttaccctacccatccctaatttgcatatgcaaattaggattaggattcggttctgtattcggccgaatcttttgcgaaggattcaggggttcggccaaatccaaaatagtggattcagtgcattactAGCTACTACATACCtaacaggtacaggacctgttgtCCGAAAtgctgggcttttccagataacatctttctgtgatttggatcttcatattttaagtctactagaaaatcatgtaaacaaataaacccaataggctttttcttccaataagggttaattatatcttagattggatcaattacaaagtactgttttattatagagaaaaacaaatacttttttcagaatTACATTATTTAGAtgaattggagtctatgggagacagccttcctgtaatttggagctttctggatagtggatttccaaataacggatcacatacctgtaatctATTCACCTGGTTAGCTACTGAAGTGCAAATAAGAAGGAATTCTATGTAAAAGCCTTAGAACCCTCAAAGTAACGACCCATGGCTTACCCCAAATGTacctaaatatatttttgctaattGTCAGATGAGGTTTCTGATTCAGGAAGGAGacataaatattttctgtttcatatggagagagaaaaaaatactgATAAACTCCATGGCAAATACTGATAAACTCCATGGCAAAAATAAACCTCTCTCTAAACAGATATGAGGtttagaaatgttattttataaaactACTATAATTGGCGACAATTTTTCTTGCATGAAAAacgagaagaaaaaaaatctcggCAATCCTGAAATTTCCCATACGTCTCCACTGTGAAAATGTATCATTCACAAGTTAGGGAAATTCGAAAGAAATAAATGTTTCATAAATGTGCTATAAACTTTACCttcataaaaacacaatttgaatTTTACATCAAGCAATAAATCTGTCCTATGTCTctaaccttaaaaaataaataaataaaacccctaCTTAAACCCCGTAAAACAGGGCCTCCActggaaatgttttttatattttattctggcTACACTTTTCGCTACTAAAAAATGCAAAGTAGGGTAGATTCATTACATTTGCCCATTTTTCCTCGGTAGAGCAGAATATATCACATTTTATAGAGAGAGAAAGGCCTAGTTTTGCATAACAGTGAATGGTACGCTGTAGTATTCAGTTAGGACtgccaacttttaaaaaaaaaacaactggtcttcccatatttttatttttcttccctattaataatattggtatCAAAAAGTGGCTTATTTAGTCTGCTCtgggtcccccataaaaaaatcttcagaggggcttgATGCACAGTGACTACTACACAAACCCCCGCCCACCTTCTCCCTGCCTGCCTGTGCCCCCGCTCCTAAGTATGAAAGAGGATGGAAAGGTGATTTCTTTACTGATTtttaactacagatgaagcagacccaaGGTCTGGGTTGCTGGTCCCCCCATGACCCCTCTATAGATacagatagtatgtgcaaaataaaaaatgtttctaatatagttagttaaccaaaaatgtaacatataaaggctgcagtgactggatgtctaacagaacagaacttcctgcttttcagctctctaactctgagctagtcagcggcttgaagggaggccacatgggacatatctgttcagtgagtttccaattgatcctcagcattcagctcagattcaaaagcaacagttatgacccatgtgcccccctcaactCAGTGAATGGTTACAGACTGGTAACtattcagtggaaaccaagagagctacaaagcaggaagtagtgttctggttattatgttagatattccagtcactccagcctttatacattacatttttggctaaacaactatatttaaaacattctttatttttacactgaaaattgaatataagcttcagtatactgaaatatgaaactttctaaatacaatcaattaaaaattctgcactgtttctgaaataatcaaatgcatcttca
Coding sequences:
- the rps27l.S gene encoding 40S ribosomal protein S27; the protein is MPLAKDLLLPSSEEEKRRHKKKRLVQSPNSYFMDVKCPGCYKITTVFSHAQTVVLCVGCSTVLCQPTGGKARLTEGCSFRRKQH